From Triticum aestivum cultivar Chinese Spring chromosome 4A, IWGSC CS RefSeq v2.1, whole genome shotgun sequence, a single genomic window includes:
- the LOC123085221 gene encoding uncharacterized protein, with translation MFGVVFPDHTFPLDATAFAQVAPASWLLDLSTLSLPSAPRSAVVFLLPPAAAALPPGKAVAVYYQAAANRPFAFLGALGPARPSAALQLPEAGDEPEPPAGPAKLGVAVEDAAALPSPPDEQRAERVALRVGENLFNFMQSFCAADGGKLVVPTDILDRWFRKFQERAKKDPTYLKSFDF, from the coding sequence ATGTTCGGCGTCGTGTTCCCGGACCACACCTTCCCGCTGGACGCCACCGCCTTCGCGCAGGTCGCGCCGGCCTCCTGGCTCCTCGACCTCTCCACGCTGTCCCTCCCCTCCGCGCCCCGCTCCGCCGTCGTCTTCCTGCTCCCGCCCGCCGCGGCCGCGCTGCCCCCGGGCAAGGCCGTCGCCGTCTACTACCAGGCGGCCGCCAACCGCCCCTTCGCCTTCCTCGGCGCGCTCGGCCCCGCGCGCCCCTCCGCTGCCCTCCAGCTCCCGGAGGCCGGGGACGAGCCGGAGCCCCCCGCCGGGCCCGCCAAGCTGGGCGTCGCCGTGGAGGACGCCGCCGCGCTGCCCTCGCCCCCCGACGAGCAGCGCGCCGAGCGCGTCGCGCTCCGCGTCGGCGAGAACCTCTTCAATTTCATGCAGTCCTTCTGCGCCGCCGACGGCGGCAAGCTGGTGGTGCCCACGGATATCCTGGACCGCTGGTTCCGCAAGTTCCAGGAGAGGGCCAAGAAGGATCCCACCTATCTGAAAAGCTTTGACTTCTGA